Genomic window (Drosophila ananassae strain 14024-0371.13 chromosome 3L, ASM1763931v2, whole genome shotgun sequence):
CTGATCAATACCCCACCAGAGTAGACTAATCTCCCGCTGAGCTTAACCGGTAATAACTAGGTTTTCTAGCGCCACCtattgttaaaatttaagcgtccCAAAATAACAGAACGTAATCTGTTCACTTTAAACGCTGCAATGAATTCAACGGCTACTCCATTCAAATATTGAGGTCTTCTTTTACCTATCTCGTTTAAATTATTGATTTTCTTCAAAGTCCCttcagaccaccgctacagggtttaaattggcagagatatggctatcgcaagggggccaagtgggaaaACGTGGAAACCCCtcttttttataggggtaccccttggaaaaatatgaaaaaattaaaaatgacaTTTAAGCAAAGTTTTTGATGAGGAAAGAAGGTACTTGTAGcgctgatcacaaaatggtgcACTTTGTCCAGATCGGGtttaaattggcagagatatggctatcgcaagggggccaagtgggaaaACGTGGAAACCCCTCTTTTTTATAGGgttaccccttggaaaaatatgaaaaaatttaaaatggcATTTCAGCAAAGTTTTTGATGAGGAATGGAGGTACTAGAAGtgctgatcacaaaatggtgcactttttccagatcgggcttaaattggcagagatatggctatcgcaaGGGGGCTAAGTGGGAAAACGTGGAAACcccacttttttatagggttaccccttggaaaaatatgaaaaaatttaaaatggcATTTCAGCAAAGTTTTTGATGAGGAATGGAGGTACTAGAAGtgctgatcacaaaatggtgcactttttccagatcgggcttaaattggcagagatatggctatcgcaaGGGGGCTAAGTGGGAAAACGTGGAAACCCCACTTTTTCATAGGgttaccccttggaaaaatatgaaaaaatttaaaatggcATTTCAGCAAAGTTTTTGATGAGGAAAGAAGGTACTTGTAGcgctgatcacaaaatggtgcACTTTGTCCAGATCGGGtttaaattggcagagatatggctatcgcaaGGGGGCCAAGTTGGAAAACGTGGAAACCCCACTTTTTTATAGGTGTACCCCTTGGATAAAtatgataaaatttaaaatggcatttaagcaAAGTATTTGATAAGGAATGAAGGTACTTGTAGcgctgatcacaaaatggtgcactttttccagatcgggcttaaattggcagagatatggctatcgcaaGGGGGCTAAGTGGGAAAACGTGGAAACcccacttttttatagggttaccccttggaaaaatatgaaaaaatttaaaatggcatttaagcaAAGTTTTTGATGAGGAATGGAGGTACCAGTAGCGCTGAAGATGAAGTTATTGAGGCAAACTCTGAATTTGAATATAGAATGCCAATAATCTTAAAGAAACGATAGTTAAAACATTGATCTTAAGTTTCAAAGGCTCGGCTACAACAACCTGCTGCCCAAGCCTGAAATCTGTTTTGTTTAGAGATATGCTGCATATTTGTGGAAAAACAGTTTTCTAATAACAAGTGCAAGTTATCGAATTGTTCTAGCCTCCTATATAAGCTGGGATTCGGTGTTATTTAAAGTCAGTCACAGAAACTACTTCTACCAAAATGGAGTCTTGGTTCTTCCGCTTGATATTAGTCCTAATGATTATAATGGCCGCTGCCAGGAAAATAGATTATTTAACTCATCAGAGAAGAAAAGGTTCGATTGCATAATTTCTTTTTCTCTTTCGTAAAATGTATTTCTTTTTGCAGCCATTTGCTTACAACCCGTTGATTACGGGAAATGCCGCGTTGGTGTTAGTGCCTGGTATTACAACCACAGCGAGTTAAGGTGTAAGAAGTTTATTTATCGGGTTTGTGGGGGTAACTTGAATCGTTTCTACACAAAGAAGGAGTGCGAACAAGTTTGTAAACATGTAagtcaaaaaatgtttttataaaatttaacagaaatttcaattttatggtcctttttataaatttcagCATTGGATTACTACTCCTACCTCTCAGTATGCCACTGAATAAGCAGccttatataaatattattaatcttttattttaaattaaaaaacccgCAAAAAGTGAATGTTTTTAATACATATGGTAGCACTTGTCAGGGCTGACTTCAATGTACTACCACTTTTGGCCGTTAAGGGACGGTATGGAGTAAGTGGCGCGCTCTGTTGTTGAAATGAGGAAGCCTATACATCAGCGTAGCAACAACAGATGGCGCAATCATTTTGATAAGaacataaattatatatatttaataaatataaatatatagttatatattttataacaaaaagtttttttaatatatacaAAGTCTCTTAAAAAAAGTTTCCTTAAATGACACCTATAACTgcctatatatgtataatgtATTGATTTGATGTATTTAAAGGTGAGTTAAGCAGGTGAGAAAGCTAAGGCAGAAACATAATTAATAcgatattaaattcaatattaATTGTCTTTGTTGTTTAAACATTGCACagctatataatattatatagaattGTTGTTAAGGTTTAATTTTTCGCAAAGGATTCTAAGCGAAAGCTTGCGCCTTCGCATTCAAACGGGCTCCAAATCCTTCAACCCTGATGGGAGCCCATTCAAACAGCCGGTCACACTCCGGGAGCAGGCTCAGTTGGGGCTTTGGAGCCGAAGCTGGGTGATTTAATTGTGAGTGATGCTAAAGGAATGCGCCGCCCAAAATAAAGGAGAAAAAACGCAGCCGCCAGTCTCGCGGAAAAATGTGCAATTAAATCGCCAGCAATGGCTCAAAGTTCAAGTGAAGCATCTgtaatgatttaaaaaaagaaaatatatccTTCTGACAaaaggtgtgtgtgtgtgtgcctgtgATGTCTTATTTGGGAGTACGTATCTGTGTTCGGTTGTGGGTGCGCGcacaacaaaatataaataaaacttcaCGTCAATGTCATTGGGGAGGAGTGTTGATAAAAAGCGCAGCTAAAGGCCTTTAATTGCCGCTGCAGTCAATAAATCATCAAACGAAAATATGAAAGCATCTCAGGAATCCAGTGCGTAAAATTAgaaccaacaacaaccagcATAGGCCAGCCAGGCCACACCATACCAGACCAGGCTAGGCAAGGCAGGAAAGACACAAAATATCCAAAAGAGCGATATACATACATCCACGTCGTAAAGTGCGTCCGAACGGTAAGGAGAGTTCGCCTTTTGCTCCCCACTTCCTGCACATATGCTTggagcaacaacaacgccACGCACCCGTGGGGATGCTGCGGAAGAGAGAGCGTGGGAGCTTGTCAAGCTCTCTTTTATTTCCTGGCTCCCACGGTTGCTCTCTTTCCTGCActcaaaaaaaactaagaTCCCTGAGACCTCCAGATACTATAGgctttaaacaaaaacacttGAAAGAATTTCTTCTTTATCTTTATCTATACTCTACTAAGAATTGAAtgttaaaatttcaatttcttaAGTAATAAGAACTTCTCACTCCAAAGAGACCTCTTTTCCCTAATCCAACCTCATCAAAGGACAACAGTTTCCTTTCATAAAACACTTCCAGATAAAAAGGGGGTGGATTTTCTCCCAGTGCATACTGCGAGAGAGAGTGTACTTTCCTCGCTCTCGCCTTACTCACTGGGTTGGAGTCGCAACCACACAAGACTCGGAATTTTACTTCATCGCGGAACACCGACCCGAACGGACGTACGCCGGTTCCCAGTCGTACTTCGAGCGCGCGCGTCTATAAAACTCAATGTCGAGATCGCTGGATCCTTGTGGCTTAAATGCGGGATTGAGAAAGATACCTGACCTtactttcagttttcagtGCGATATTACACCAGCAGAATATCCTGTCGGGGGCCAGAGTGAAATGCGAAGTGAAGTGCCGAGAGGATAATGAGTGTAAATGGAGACATGACGAAAAACTAAAGGCCGATAAGGTTACAGATGCcctaaacacacacacacgcggaTATCGGCAGGATTCCAGCGGAGACGGGGCTGGGGATGGGCATGTAACTGGATCTGGATACATGTTGGCTCCTAAGACAACAGCCCGCTCCTTTGGTCACCAATACTATCAGCCCAAGCCAGAGCCAAAGGCGAAGGCAAAGACATAAGCATAAGCTGGAATAGAAACAGAAGCAACAAAAGAAGGACACCTCGTAAGTAGCGATGCTTAACTATAATAAGAAACTCCCTTGGACAGGACGACAAAAACAAGACAGGCACACAGCCACACAGGCACACTCTCACAAAGGGGGACAGGACACTGCAGTTGTCGGCCGACGCTTCCTGCGCCGCTAAGTATGCCACtgcaattctatttttaaggTGCACTCGGACGGGACGGCAAAGTGCATTGAGTTGTGAGTGGGTGGGGAAGTGCGAACCAGCAAACCataacccacacacacactcacacacagaaGCATGCACAGAGAGAAATTAGTCTTATAGtcagaatataataaatagTTATCCTATATCCTCCTAGTTCCTCCTAGTAATGGCTCTTCTTCCCTACTTTTTCCCATAAATATCATCTGCATAGTCTCCATATTTCATTGcttattgtttttttctctctgtgtaaaCACACTGTGCTAACCGAACCGGCGACAACATACAAAACGTATTCAAGTGTAACTAAAGACGACCAATTCACAAACAAACAAGCGAGCCAGGAGCAGTGGCACTGCCCTGGGAGGGAGGGAGTAGGTGATGGAGGGCAGGGAACGGTACCGACTAGAGCGGAGCGGAGTGACCCACGAACCATGTGACCGCCAAGGGCGGGGGTGGTCGGAGGTGCAGGGCTCTTAGGGCCGTTCGCTAATGTTTATTATGAAAAGCGTGCCCTTTTGAACGCCATcgtgtatttttatttttatttgtattttatgatTGCGCTTAgtcgtgtgtgtgtgagtgtgtgtgtgtggagagTTGCTGCACAGGGAGAAAAGCAGCTGAAGTTCCATTAGTAGAACAAACATCTGTCATAACGCATTCAGAATGGGGGATTACGGAGCTTATCTTCTGACAAACATTCTTATTAATGGCCACTTCCTGATATTTTTAGAtggaatttattatttttcttgcaAAATTACATTCCAATAGATCTTAAAAGATTTAAGTTTAGGAACTTATAAGATTAAAGTACCCCCTAGTACTTGTTTCTTTCACTGTCTTTCCTTATGGATGGATGGGGGATGGATGGTTGTGTCGTGTACTTCGATGGGAGGCTGTCGGAAGGGAGGAGAAGCCCTCATGAGAGCCCACCACTCAATTCATTGATAAAAGATGCAGTTACAATTATAACGACGATCAACATGCCGCAATTACAGTCATAATTTGGGCCTGCCACCGTTATTCAAATGTAGATTCAAATGTGAACTGCGGATTGCAATTACCAACCCTCCTCGGAGCCCTGTTGAAATGGTGCAATGGTGAGTGGGTAACAAACAATCGCCAATTGGCATATAATGATCCCCTTTGGACGTCGAAACGTCCTAACCaactgactgactggctgactgtcggactgactgactgactgacagcCGAAATGGAATATGGTAATGGTATGAGGCTCTCAGACAACCAGCAGCGACATTCGGAACAGTTCTCAGGCCTTGACAAATGCACGTAATGATTGGACTCACACTTTgctttctgtattttttttttctttcttttattttttaacaatttacgCGCCGCCCGGCTTCTTACCCCTTCGCCAGTTCTCACACTCGAAGCTAGTCATAATTTTAGGGGTTGTgcaacacacactcactcttAGATACTTCGATACTGGCGGACTGACTGACTGCCTGAGTGAGTGGAAGGCGGCTTCAGTTACAGCTGTTCCCCTGGCTGCCTGGGCAAACAAGGGTTTGGTTTCTGGTATTTCGATTTTCGGGACATGGTTCCCATGTTCCGCTGCCCGACGCACATCTTTGACTCCTGCGGTGATTAATTGTCATTCGGGGCTAGAGGTTCGAGGGTTCCTCCAACATATGTACATCTATCTATCGGAGCTAGGCTCTTTCCTGGGGTTCATGGGACGCGACTTAACCCGGGATTAGATGTCGATCATCGATGAAGGTGAAAGAATAGGCTCGTTTCTATTTCTTTCGGCATCTCCGGCCTTTGTTACGGAGGTAGGTAGCTGATAAATGGTTATTCTGGGCGCAGCGTCGTAAATTGCTGGATTGGGCCTACCCGATCGGATCTGAGAAGTTGCTGGGAATCAAGAGGGAATTAACAGGGCTACCTAGGCCTGGTAGCTTCTTAGGGTAGAACTTTCTAATGCTTATCTTTGTGCTCCTAGCCCTAGACTCTACTTGTAGTTTGTTAATATTTCAACAAAATAAACTCTATTGAGAACCATCACCATCCCTATTCGGTGGCCTGGGTATAATTTTCTTATCGCTGCATCTTCCGGCGGGGGCAACTGTTTTTCTGGCTGGCTATCATCCGGCTGGCATCATATGGCCGGTTTTGGCAACACAAATTAGGCCACGGACATGGGCATCATTTGTTAGGAGGAGGAGTTGGACACATTAGAACTTTTGCTAATACGATCCAAACGATAAGGGCCGTCATCAGTtgttcagtttcagtttgtgCCGCTTATTCGGCTGATGGGatcataaataatttgtttattgcaTGCCAGTGGTCTGGTACAAGTATGCTGGCCTTCTCAGTTCTCAGCCCCCTCTTCTGGGGATTTTGTGGTGTATCTGGTGTATCTTGTAGCTACATGCCTGGTATCTGCATCTGTGACAGGGCCATAACTCATGCTGGCAACTTTTTGTTTCTACTTCTAATTCCTCGACAATTAcacttaattaatttaaagatGTTTCCCGTAGAGCCAGCCCAGTTCGATCGACCAACGCTCGTCGCTTCCAATTTTGAGCAGTTATGATGGCAATGGGGGAGGCTTTCGTATTCGCTTTCGCTTTCAGCGTCCTCCGTTATAAATAGATTAATTAAAATCATCTTTAATTGTTTGATTACAAGACAGGCAACCGAGCAGTGCTTGCCTTAAAAAAGATGAAATTCGAGCAGAGATCTCACAATAGCTGGCCTCTATATCGGAGGGCGAGAGTGTGTGGGCAAAATGCGCAACATGTGAAATACAGATGCGGTAGCGATTGCCACAGTAACCGGCGAGGCGCATACAGTCCCTTAGGCATTAaagattttcattttcatttcatttgtgCTACAGATGTTCCAGAGATTGTACAACATAACTACAAGGAGTAGCAACAGCACAGCACAGCATAGCCAGGCAAGTCACACGCAATTGAGGCAGCGGCATCTGCCACATCCAGCAGATACACTCACATCCACACtcgcatccacatccacatccacatccactaGAACCCACTTCAGGGCAGTCGCAGCGTTTCGAGTGGCATTTGATTTTAGTGCTCGAGAGTGTGTGCGTGAGTGCTCCAGAAGTATAAAAATTATTGCTGCCAAGCAACTGAGTCAGTCAGTCATCAATTATTTTATAGAATGCTCACTTGTTTTGTGTGTTCCGCCCCAGCTCCCTCCCTCCCTCTGTGCCTCTCTAGACCCCCGGATACGGATGCCAACCAAAACTCTCGGCTCTGGGCTCTGGCTCTGTTCTGTCTTCGCTCCAGAAGTTCACTTGGAAGTTTTCGTTTGGCACAGGAAGGGCTTCTCCGGCTCCCCCTTTCCGCGTCTTGACGGCAATAGTtgtgaaattaaattgaataCGACGCCGATTATCCCACGCAGTCTTTCATTCGCATATCCATTCATTCGTACAATCTGCTGCCTAGGAAGCAAGTGCCGAGCGACAAGACCCCATCCTCCATCCACCATCCACCATCGTTCTCATCAGC
Coding sequences:
- the LOC26513926 gene encoding kappaPI-actitoxin-Avd3c; amino-acid sequence: MESWFFRLILVLMIIMAAARKIDYLTHQRRKAICLQPVDYGKCRVGVSAWYYNHSELRCKKFIYRVCGGNLNRFYTKKECEQVCKHHWITTPTSQYATE